Proteins from a genomic interval of Neoarius graeffei isolate fNeoGra1 chromosome 24, fNeoGra1.pri, whole genome shotgun sequence:
- the anxa1a gene encoding annexin A1a — protein MSFISSFLQQTVYLGVDDLGCQGTVRPYLHFNPAGDADRLDKAIKTKGVDEDTIIEVLVKRSNEQRQHIKAAFEKATGKPLDLALKSALKGELETVVLGLLRTPAQYDAQQLKLALKGLGTDEDTLIEILASRNNQQIRDLKIAYKEEFKKELEADIKSDTSGHFRDGLLALCKANRSEDRLVQEDLADKDARDLYEAGEKRKGTDCSVFINILTSRSAPQLRKAFQCYSKYSKVDVAKAIDLELKGDIESLLDAVVRCAGSRPAYFADRLNLAMKGSGYKAKILTRIMVSRSEIDMVQIKHEYKKKYGKTLYKDILDDTKADYEKILLALCGSDE, from the exons ATGTCGTTCATTTCTTCATTTCTTCAGCAGACGGTGTATCTGGGTGTGGATGACCTT GgttgtcaggggactgtgagaccATACCTCCATTTTAACCCAGCTGGAGATGCAGACCGTCTAGACAAAGCAATCAAAACAAAGG GTGTAGATGAGGACACCATCATTGAAGTTCTTGTGAAGAGGTCCAATGAACAGAGGCAGCACATCAAAGCTGCATTTGAGAAGGCAACTGGCAAG CCCCTTGATTTAGCTCTGAAGTCAGCACTGAAGGGTGAACTGGAGACTGTGGTTCTGGGTTTGCTCAGGACTCCTGCTCAGTATGATGCCCAGCAGCTCAAACTGGCCTTGAAG GGCTTGGGCACAGATGAGGACACCTTGATTGAGATTTTGGCCTCCAGAAACAATCAGCAGATCAGAGACCTCAAAATTGCCTACAAGGAGG AATTCAAGAAGGAGCTGGAGGCGGACATCAAGAGTGACACAAGTGGGCACTTCAGGGATGGCCTTCTGGCTCTTTGCAAG GCTAACAGGAGTGAGGACAGGCTTGTGCAAGAGGATCTGGCAGACAAAGATGCCAGG gacctCTATGAGGCTGGAGAGAAGAGGAAGGGCACAGACTGCTCAGTGTTCATCAACATCCTGACCAGCAGGAGTGCCCCTCAGCTCCGAAAAG CATTTCAATGCTATTCCAAGTACAGCAAAGTGGATGTGGCCAAAGCAATTGACCTGGAGCTGAAGGGAGACATCGAGAGCCTTTTGGATGCTGTTG TGAGATGTGCTGGAAGCAGACCCGCTTACTTTGCTGACAGACTCAACCTGGCAATGAAG GGCTCTGGCTATAAAGCAAAGATCCTGACCCGTATCATGGTGTCGCGCTCAGAGATCGACATGGTACAGATCAAGCATGAGTACAAGAAGAAATATGGCAAGACTCTGTACAAGGACATCCTG GATGACACAAAGGCTGATTATGAGAAGATCCTGCTGGCGTTGTGTGGAAGCGATGAGTAA